In Ahaetulla prasina isolate Xishuangbanna chromosome 6, ASM2864084v1, whole genome shotgun sequence, a single window of DNA contains:
- the CAMK2N2 gene encoding calcium/calmodulin-dependent protein kinase II inhibitor 2 gives MSEILPYNDDKVARYGTDSEVGDLSFSCRLQDTNSWGNQSKRPPKLGQIGRAKRVVIEDDRIDEVLKGMAGKSPSGV, from the exons ATGTCTGAGATCCTGCCCTACAACGACGACAAAGTGGCCCGCTATGGCACCGACTCGGAGGTGGGCGACCTCTCCTTCAGCTGCCGCCTCCAGGACACCAACTCCTGGGGCAACCAATCCAAGCGGCCCCCCAAGTTAGGACAGATCGGACGAGCCAAGCGAG TGGTAATCGAAGACGATCGAATAGACGAGGTGCTGAAGGGCATGGCTGGGAAGTCGCCGTCCGGGGTATAA